In Bacillus cereus ATCC 14579, a single window of DNA contains:
- a CDS encoding class A sortase, with protein MNKQRIYSIVAILLFVVGGVLIGKPFYDGYQAEKKQTENVQAVQKMDYEKHETEFVDASKINQPDLAEVANASLDKKQVIGRISIPSVSVELPVLKASTEKNLLSGAATVKENQVMGKGNYALAGHNMSKKGVLFSDIASLKKGDKIYLYDNENEYEYAVTGVSEVTPDKWEVVEDHGKDEITLITCVSVKDNSKRYVVAGDLVRTKAKK; from the coding sequence ATGAATAAGCAAAGAATTTATAGTATAGTAGCAATTCTGCTATTTGTTGTAGGTGGCGTGTTAATTGGAAAGCCATTTTATGATGGATATCAGGCTGAAAAGAAACAGACTGAAAATGTGCAGGCTGTTCAAAAGATGGATTATGAAAAGCATGAGACGGAATTTGTAGATGCTTCCAAAATTAATCAACCAGACTTGGCGGAAGTGGCGAATGCATCATTAGATAAGAAACAAGTAATTGGTCGTATTTCGATTCCAAGTGTTTCAGTAGAACTGCCTGTTTTAAAAGCTTCTACTGAAAAAAACTTATTATCAGGTGCAGCGACAGTAAAAGAGAATCAAGTTATGGGAAAAGGAAATTACGCATTAGCAGGACATAACATGTCTAAAAAAGGTGTTTTATTTAGTGATATAGCTTCTTTGAAAAAAGGCGATAAAATTTATTTGTATGACAATGAAAATGAATATGAGTATGCGGTTACTGGTGTATCTGAAGTGACTCCTGATAAGTGGGAAGTTGTAGAGGATCATGGGAAAGATGAGATAACGCTTATTACATGTGTATCTGTAAAGGATAATTCTAAGCGTTATGTTGTTGCTGGTGATTTAGTAAGAACGAAGGCGAAGAAGTAA
- a CDS encoding YHYH domain-containing protein yields the protein MRQQVKKLLLTTSIALLVAPISAYAHPGRTDANGGHTCRTNCEKWGLQYGEYHYHNKPASSSGATSPAPSQNNNSAVEAERQAEAQRNTEAEKQRAAEVQRNAEAEKQRNAEAQRKAEEERQRVAEEQRKAEEARKQEEAQRQADMEKGQLEGQKNGETDFKAGKNDAEVHVAGKSDAYKQAFKATYAAVWSLEEQKKTHFEKGKEQGLAQETMDDSQVAPEFKVNFADGFKVGNKERTEKIEKEQAELGEKTGKELAEKNPGNREKEVYVKAYETAYEKGYKSTKKVVEKAGYKYAFENYDLKVPAKYERNELLKKWFTEGFKSNKKAAEIREEGYKKGDSWFSFFYKSFVPSEYKEHKELYEQAIEKGKTA from the coding sequence GTGAGACAACAGGTGAAGAAACTTCTTTTAACAACGAGTATAGCGTTATTGGTAGCTCCGATTTCAGCTTATGCACATCCAGGGCGTACAGATGCTAATGGCGGACATACGTGTCGTACAAATTGTGAGAAATGGGGATTACAGTACGGGGAATATCATTATCACAATAAACCAGCTTCTAGTAGTGGCGCAACGAGCCCAGCTCCTAGCCAGAATAATAATAGTGCTGTAGAAGCTGAGAGACAAGCAGAAGCACAGCGCAATACCGAGGCGGAAAAACAACGTGCTGCAGAAGTGCAACGCAACGCTGAGGCGGAAAAACAACGTAATGCAGAAGCACAGCGTAAAGCTGAAGAAGAGAGACAACGTGTAGCCGAGGAACAAAGAAAAGCTGAAGAGGCACGTAAGCAAGAGGAAGCGCAGCGCCAAGCTGATATGGAAAAAGGTCAACTTGAAGGTCAAAAGAATGGAGAAACTGATTTTAAAGCAGGAAAAAATGATGCAGAAGTGCATGTAGCTGGAAAATCTGATGCATATAAACAAGCGTTTAAAGCGACTTATGCAGCCGTATGGTCTTTAGAAGAGCAGAAGAAAACGCATTTTGAAAAAGGAAAAGAACAAGGTTTAGCACAAGAGACGATGGACGATAGTCAAGTTGCTCCAGAGTTTAAGGTAAACTTTGCAGACGGATTCAAAGTAGGGAATAAAGAAAGAACAGAAAAAATTGAAAAAGAGCAAGCTGAGTTAGGGGAAAAGACAGGGAAAGAACTAGCTGAAAAGAATCCTGGAAATAGAGAGAAAGAAGTATACGTGAAGGCATATGAAACAGCGTATGAAAAAGGCTATAAGTCTACAAAAAAGGTAGTAGAAAAGGCTGGCTATAAGTATGCATTTGAAAACTATGATTTAAAAGTTCCTGCTAAGTATGAAAGAAATGAATTGTTAAAGAAATGGTTTACTGAAGGATTTAAATCGAATAAAAAAGCAGCGGAAATTCGAGAAGAAGGGTATAAAAAGGGAGACAGCTGGTTCTCATTCTTCTATAAGAGTTTCGTACCAAGTGAATATAAAGAACATAAAGAGCTGTACGAACAAGCAATTGAAAAAGGTAAAACAGCATAA
- a CDS encoding peptide MFS transporter: MESAIQLEREQQRKKKHPPGLYLLFFTEMWERFSYYGLRGLLTLYLTTALVSGGLGFSPAWALSIYGFYTGACYFTPMIGGYLTDRFLGRRKAITIGGITMAIGNLTLFALQNQLGLYLGLALIIIGNGFFKPNISTLVGELYEENDPKRDSAFTIFYMGINVGSFLAPLVCGFLSENLFKTTVDGVVHYGFRYGFLAASIGMIIGQILFTTLSNRFLGNIGKKPTRDLQTAAGQPSVGDTPLTKKEKQRTAVIVILTCFVVFFWAGFEQAGSSLTLYTNKFVDRSVFGWEVPTSWFQSVNPLFIILLAPVISALWAKLATRKQGDLKIPTKMGLGMILLGIGYIILVIATLKTGSDEHNITEKANLLFIVFTYLFHTLGELFLSPVGLSMVSALAPVKLASLLMGVWLASSGIANILGGQLASFTTSLGYAEVFTVIGAVAIVLGCVLLLISKKLVKWMD; the protein is encoded by the coding sequence ATGGAATCAGCGATACAACTAGAAAGAGAACAACAAAGAAAAAAGAAACATCCTCCAGGTTTATACTTACTCTTCTTTACAGAAATGTGGGAAAGATTTAGTTACTATGGATTACGAGGATTATTAACATTATATTTAACGACAGCTTTAGTAAGCGGTGGTCTTGGGTTTAGTCCCGCATGGGCACTCTCTATTTACGGATTTTATACTGGAGCCTGTTATTTCACACCAATGATTGGTGGATACTTAACAGACCGTTTTCTAGGTAGACGAAAAGCAATCACAATTGGTGGTATAACAATGGCAATCGGTAACCTTACACTATTTGCCTTGCAAAACCAATTAGGCCTATACCTCGGATTAGCGCTTATTATTATCGGTAACGGATTCTTCAAACCGAACATCTCTACACTGGTTGGAGAATTATACGAAGAGAACGATCCAAAACGTGATAGTGCATTTACCATTTTCTATATGGGTATTAACGTCGGTTCATTTTTAGCTCCACTCGTTTGCGGATTTTTATCAGAAAATTTATTCAAAACAACAGTTGATGGCGTTGTACATTACGGATTCCGTTACGGTTTCTTAGCCGCTTCAATCGGAATGATCATTGGACAAATTTTATTTACAACACTATCAAATCGCTTCCTTGGTAATATCGGTAAAAAACCAACTCGCGATTTACAAACAGCTGCTGGACAACCATCAGTAGGAGATACACCATTAACAAAAAAAGAAAAACAACGTACCGCAGTTATCGTCATTTTAACATGCTTCGTTGTCTTCTTCTGGGCTGGCTTTGAACAAGCTGGTAGCTCATTAACATTATATACAAACAAATTTGTAGACCGCTCTGTGTTCGGATGGGAAGTTCCAACATCTTGGTTCCAATCGGTCAATCCATTATTTATTATTTTACTTGCTCCAGTCATTTCTGCATTATGGGCAAAACTTGCAACTCGCAAGCAGGGTGATTTAAAAATCCCAACTAAAATGGGACTTGGTATGATTTTGCTCGGTATTGGTTATATCATTCTCGTTATCGCTACATTAAAAACAGGTAGTGATGAACATAACATTACAGAAAAAGCAAACTTACTGTTTATCGTCTTTACGTATCTTTTCCATACGTTAGGTGAGCTATTCTTATCACCTGTCGGACTATCAATGGTTAGTGCGCTTGCTCCGGTAAAATTAGCATCTTTACTAATGGGTGTATGGCTAGCAAGTTCAGGTATCGCCAACATTTTAGGCGGACAACTTGCAAGCTTCACAACTTCACTTGGATACGCTGAAGTATTCACAGTTATTGGCGCTGTGGCAATTGTACTAGGTTGTGTTTTATTATTAATTTCTAAGAAATTAGTGAAATGGATGGATTAA
- the brnQ1 gene encoding branched-chain amino acid transport system II carrier protein BrnQ1 — protein sequence MKLLQKKEILLISLMLFSMFFGAGNLIFPPFLGYEAGEHVWISLVGFIISATGLPILGVISIAKAGSFQTLAGRVHSSFAIIFPCIVYVFIGPGLGIPRAGSLAFEMGPGQLFPEAGNGLLLFYTVIFFSIVYWLSLSPSKLMGLFGKVLTPLLLCMIALIFIKSMFTTVGDMKEPIGNYGQAPMFQGFLDGYLTMDALAALIFGIVIANALRAKGIEDDKGLAKYMSIAGIGAGLLLSIIYVILGYVGAISGSLGTFDNGAKVLAQVMITLFGQGGVVLLGLIFTIACLCVSIGLVTSCSQFFASAFPKVSYKLWAFIVSVVSMILANLGLTQILKVSVPILGFIYPIALTLIILGLFHQYIGKYAYVYAVTVLVVAIFSAIDILNKNVMMNQWTSALKYIPFYTEGVGWIVPAIVGMCLGFIVSIFLNKNK from the coding sequence ATGAAATTGTTACAGAAAAAAGAAATTTTACTTATTAGCCTTATGTTATTCTCTATGTTCTTTGGAGCAGGGAATCTGATATTTCCACCTTTCCTTGGGTATGAAGCAGGAGAACATGTTTGGATTTCATTAGTAGGGTTTATTATATCAGCAACAGGTCTTCCTATATTAGGTGTTATCTCTATTGCAAAAGCAGGAAGTTTTCAAACGTTAGCGGGTAGGGTTCATTCTTCATTTGCAATTATTTTTCCATGTATCGTGTATGTATTTATTGGACCTGGGCTTGGTATACCCCGTGCGGGAAGTTTAGCTTTTGAAATGGGGCCAGGTCAGTTATTCCCTGAAGCAGGAAACGGATTATTATTGTTTTACACAGTTATTTTCTTTAGTATTGTTTACTGGTTAAGTTTATCCCCATCTAAATTAATGGGGTTGTTTGGAAAAGTCTTGACGCCGTTATTATTATGTATGATTGCACTCATTTTTATAAAGAGTATGTTTACAACAGTAGGAGATATGAAAGAACCAATAGGGAACTATGGCCAAGCTCCTATGTTTCAAGGGTTTTTAGATGGATATTTAACAATGGATGCGTTAGCTGCTTTAATCTTTGGAATTGTTATTGCAAATGCATTACGTGCAAAGGGTATTGAAGATGATAAAGGTTTAGCGAAATATATGAGTATTGCTGGAATTGGGGCAGGACTATTATTATCTATTATTTATGTCATCCTTGGATATGTGGGGGCAATTAGTGGCTCATTAGGAACATTTGATAACGGTGCGAAAGTGTTAGCACAAGTTATGATTACATTATTTGGACAGGGCGGAGTCGTTTTATTAGGTCTTATTTTTACTATCGCGTGTTTATGTGTTTCAATTGGACTTGTTACGTCTTGTAGTCAATTTTTTGCGAGTGCATTTCCGAAAGTATCTTATAAATTGTGGGCATTTATAGTAAGCGTTGTTAGTATGATTTTAGCTAATTTAGGGTTAACGCAAATTTTAAAAGTATCAGTACCAATTCTTGGATTTATTTATCCAATTGCGTTAACGCTTATTATTCTAGGGTTATTCCATCAGTATATTGGAAAGTATGCATACGTATATGCAGTAACTGTTTTGGTTGTAGCGATATTTAGTGCAATTGACATTTTAAATAAAAATGTAATGATGAATCAGTGGACGTCAGCATTAAAATACATCCCGTTTTATACAGAAGGTGTTGGGTGGATTGTTCCAGCTATTGTAGGCATGTGTCTTGGTTTTATCGTTAGCATTTTTCTAAATAAGAATAAATGA